From the Devosia sp. FJ2-5-3 genome, the window ATCCGGTCCTGTTCCTGGCGCAGCGCATAAAGGCGTGTGGTGGTGTCGGGCTGGCTGTTGGCCAAGGTCAGCAGATCGCCCTTCGCCACGGGCGCCGTGACCTTTCCACCTTCGAGCAAACCAACCGGGACGGCGCCGCGTGCACGGGCGTCGGTGACGGTCATGGTGTAGGAGCGGTAGGAGGTTTCCCCGATGGCATCGAAGGTTTGGCCGGGCAGGAGGTCGCGCTTGGCGACGGCGCAGACCTCGGCGACGGGGCGCGGCAGCGGTACCATGTCCGGCTTGCCCGTCAGCATGATGCGGGCGCAGGTCAGCGGCACTTCAAGGCTGGTCAGATGATAGGGGCGGAAGAAGGCGTAGTATGGCCCGTGGCCGATATGAAGATCGTCCATGCGCTCGATAATGCGCGGATGCTCGGCCTTGACGATGACGAACACGCCCGGCGCAACGCCCTTGCCGATGGTGAAATCGACCACACCCGATGAGTTGAGGATGCCGCCGTCGGCCTTTGGAATGAGCACCTTGGCCATGTCATCGCGATCGGCCCTGGGGCCGTGCATGCCCGGAATGTCCGGCAGGAGGCCGGTGGCATTGGCAATGGCGCACATTTCCACGGCGGTCTTGGAGCCGTCGACGAATTCCACCAGCATGCGCGGGTTCATGTTCCGGCGGGCGGCCTCTTCCCGATATTCATCGGGGACGGCGTCGTGCCTCAGCGGATTATTCTTGCCCTTGCCTGCAGCGACAATATCGAGACCGAGCGCAGAAACGAATTCGATCAGTTCCATGCAGGATGAAGGCTCGTCGCCGGCACCCACGGAATAGACCACACCGAGCCGGTCGGCCTGGGCCTTCAGATAGGCTCCGATAGTGACGTCCGCCTCGACATTCATCATCACCAGATGCTTGCCGTGCTCCATGGCCGTGAGGTCATAGTCTGCTGCCACGCCGGGCTTGCCGGTGGCGTCGATCACCACATCGATATTTGGTGTGGTGACCAAGGTTTCGGCAGAGGTGATGGCGATCTTGCCGGCCTCGATGGCGGCAGTGGCCTGGCTCGGCGTCTCCGCAACCTTGCCCCGGCTGTCGTCGCCATAGGCAATCGTCATCGCATCGAGGGCCGTGTGCGGCCGGCGCGTGGCGATGGCCGCCATCTCGATGCCCTCCATCAAACTCATCTGGGTGACGAGGTCGGTTCCCATCTCGCCGGAACCGATGACACCAACCCGAATTGGGTTGCCTGCCTCGGCCCGGGCAGCGAGATCGCGGGCGAGTCCGGTCAAGGCGATTTTGGTGGTCATGGCATCAGTCCGGTCAGTTTGGTCAGGTCTGGTTACAGGCTGCAGCATTCCGCTGCAAGCTGGCGTCTGCCGCCGGTTCAGGGTTAGCACTTCTTAAACCGTTGCGGCTGATTATGGCGCTGGAGAAAAACTCCGGGGGCACGCCAGATCATGGCCAATCAAGACAGACACTCGATTACCTTGCCAGAGGTGATCGATCTAGACGCGCTTGATGCCATCCGCGACAAATTGATCGACGCCATTGAGGAGGGGCCGGTCACCGTCGCAGCCGGCGCCGTGGAGCGCGTTTCGACCAATGCGCTGCTCATGCTGGTCAGCGCGGCGGAAACGGCGCGGAGAAACCACTTCGAATTTGCCATCGAAGCCCCCAGCGCTTCGATGATGGCCGCCATTGAGCGCCTAGGCCTGGCAGGCCAGTTTTCAGGGATGATAAGAAAATGACATTGCGCGTACTGACCGTCGATGACTCGCGGACCATCCTGGCCATGCTGCATCACACGCTGAGCAATGCCGGCTTCGAGGTGCTGCAGGCCGAAGACGGCAAGCAGGGGCTCGACGTCCTCATGAGCCAGGATGTCGACGTGGTAATCACCGACATCAACATGCCCGTCATGGACGGTATCGAATTTATCAAGAATGTGCGCGCCAGCGGACAATATCAAAGCCTGCCGATCCTGATCCTGACCACTGAAACCAGTCAGGACAAGCGCGACCAGGGCAAGGCCGCAGGCGGCACGGGCTGGATCGTCAAACCCTTCGATCCGGACAAGCTGATCAGCGTCATTCACCGCGTCGTCCACTAACAATCAAACTACGGGGCTGGTCAGCCAAAAATGAGCGACCTGGACGATTTCAAGGCCACATATTTCGACGAGTGTTCGGAGCTGCTGACCGAACTCGAGGAGCAGTTTGCTGCCATCGAGGCCGGAGAGCGCGATGCCGACCGCCTCAATGCGGTCTTCCGTGCCATTCACTCGGTCAAGGGCGGCGCGGGTGCTTTCGGGTTCTCGGCATTGGTGGGGTTTGCCCATGCCTATGAAACGCTGCTCGACTATGTGCGCGATGGCCGGGTCGAGCTGACAGACGATGTCGTCACGCTTTGCATCAAGGCCAATGACATTGTCGCGGACCATGTCAACGCCGCAAAGACCGGCGAGGAATTGCCTGCGGACTATGGTCACGAAGAAAAATCGCGCTTTGACCTGATCGCGCGCGGCGGCAGTGGCGCCGGCAGCGAAGACGATGATCTCAACGGAGAGGTCATCGAGGAATTTGATATCGATTTTACGCCGGTACGCGTCGAGCTCAAGTTCGACGAGCCGGAGGAAAGCGTCGAAGAGGACACGTTCGACGCCTTGCCGCTCGAGGTTGCTCCGGGCAGTTGGGAAGTGCGTTTCACCCCCTTCCGCCAGCTCTATGCACGGGCCAATGATCCGCTGCTGCTGTTGCGCGAACTTGGCGTGCTCGGCGAAATGAATGTCCGCGCAGTGCTGACGGATGTGCCGGCGCTGGGGGACTTCGAGCCATTCGGCGTTTATTGCTCCTGGGAAATCACGCTTTCGGCGCCTGACCTCTCCGAGGCAGCGATCCGTGAGGTCTTTGAATTTGTGGAGGGTGATTGCGAGATCACCATCGTGCCGCTGGGTGACGCATTTTCTCTGCCAGCGCTCAATCACGCGCCCATTCCCGAAAGCAACGCAGCTGAGCCGGTATCGGCGCCTGCCGATCTGCTGGCGCTGACCGATGACGAGGTGGCCCAGGTGGCCGCGCGTCCGGCAGTGTCTCCAGTCGCTCCCGTCGTCGAGGAGCCGAGCCTGAGCTTTGCCGACCTTGCCGAAGAAATCAGCGCGGCAACGCCCCCCCGCATTCCGCTTGCACCCCAAGCGCCGAAGGCGGCTCCCGCCGCTGCGCCCAAGGCCGCCGGCGAGAGCGAAGAAGGCGATCGGCGTTCGGTGGGCGTCCAGTCGATCCGCGTCGATCTCGACAAGGTCGATCGTGTCGTCAACATGGTCAGCGAGCTCGTGATTACCCAGTCCATGCTCACCCAGCAGATGGATGAGACGCTGCGCGCCCGGTACACCGAATTGGTGCGGGGCCTCGAAGTGCTGGCGCAGACGACGCGCGGACTGCAGGACTCGGTCATGGCCATTCGCGCCCAGCCGGTAAAGTCGGTATTTTCGCGCATGCCGCGCCTCGTCCGCGAACTCGCGACGAAGACGGGTAAGAAAATCAAGCTCGAGACCATTGGCGAGAACACCGAAATCGACAAGACGGTGATCGAGCAATTGTCCGATCCACTGACCCACATGATCCGCAACTCGGCCGACCACGGTATCGAGAGCCCGGATAAACGTCGTGTTGCCGGCAAGTCGGACACGGGGACTATTCGTCTCTCGGCCGAGCAGGCGGGCGGAAACATCCTCATCATCGTCGAAGACGACGGTGCCGGCATCAACCGCGAGCGCGTGCTGCAACTGGCACGGGACAAGGGCCTTGTCGCTCCCGATATCACCCCGACGGACGAGCAGATCGACCAGTTGATCTTCGCTCCGGGCTTTTCTACGGCTGATGCAGTCAGTGATATTTCCGGCCGCGGCGTTGGCATGGACGTCGTCCTGTCCAACATCAAGAAAATCGGCGGCTCGGTGCATGTCCGATCCTGGACGGGCAAGGGCTCCCGCATGACCCTGCGCCTGCCGCTCACCCTGGCCGTGCTCGACGTGATGCTCGTCAAAG encodes:
- a CDS encoding NAD(P)H-dependent oxidoreductase; amino-acid sequence: MTTKIALTGLARDLAARAEAGNPIRVGVIGSGEMGTDLVTQMSLMEGIEMAAIATRRPHTALDAMTIAYGDDSRGKVAETPSQATAAIEAGKIAITSAETLVTTPNIDVVIDATGKPGVAADYDLTAMEHGKHLVMMNVEADVTIGAYLKAQADRLGVVYSVGAGDEPSSCMELIEFVSALGLDIVAAGKGKNNPLRHDAVPDEYREEAARRNMNPRMLVEFVDGSKTAVEMCAIANATGLLPDIPGMHGPRADRDDMAKVLIPKADGGILNSSGVVDFTIGKGVAPGVFVIVKAEHPRIIERMDDLHIGHGPYYAFFRPYHLTSLEVPLTCARIMLTGKPDMVPLPRPVAEVCAVAKRDLLPGQTFDAIGETSYRSYTMTVTDARARGAVPVGLLEGGKVTAPVAKGDLLTLANSQPDTTTRLYALRQEQDRMLQGL
- a CDS encoding STAS domain-containing protein; the encoded protein is MANQDRHSITLPEVIDLDALDAIRDKLIDAIEEGPVTVAAGAVERVSTNALLMLVSAAETARRNHFEFAIEAPSASMMAAIERLGLAGQFSGMIRK
- a CDS encoding response regulator, which encodes MTLRVLTVDDSRTILAMLHHTLSNAGFEVLQAEDGKQGLDVLMSQDVDVVITDINMPVMDGIEFIKNVRASGQYQSLPILILTTETSQDKRDQGKAAGGTGWIVKPFDPDKLISVIHRVVH
- a CDS encoding chemotaxis protein CheA, with the translated sequence MSDLDDFKATYFDECSELLTELEEQFAAIEAGERDADRLNAVFRAIHSVKGGAGAFGFSALVGFAHAYETLLDYVRDGRVELTDDVVTLCIKANDIVADHVNAAKTGEELPADYGHEEKSRFDLIARGGSGAGSEDDDLNGEVIEEFDIDFTPVRVELKFDEPEESVEEDTFDALPLEVAPGSWEVRFTPFRQLYARANDPLLLLRELGVLGEMNVRAVLTDVPALGDFEPFGVYCSWEITLSAPDLSEAAIREVFEFVEGDCEITIVPLGDAFSLPALNHAPIPESNAAEPVSAPADLLALTDDEVAQVAARPAVSPVAPVVEEPSLSFADLAEEISAATPPRIPLAPQAPKAAPAAAPKAAGESEEGDRRSVGVQSIRVDLDKVDRVVNMVSELVITQSMLTQQMDETLRARYTELVRGLEVLAQTTRGLQDSVMAIRAQPVKSVFSRMPRLVRELATKTGKKIKLETIGENTEIDKTVIEQLSDPLTHMIRNSADHGIESPDKRRVAGKSDTGTIRLSAEQAGGNILIIVEDDGAGINRERVLQLARDKGLVAPDITPTDEQIDQLIFAPGFSTADAVSDISGRGVGMDVVLSNIKKIGGSVHVRSWTGKGSRMTLRLPLTLAVLDVMLVKVGENPYVVPLSSIVETMQCSGAIFERVPSGGQVLQVRGEYVQVIDVAQRFEMTSTKAPDDRFVVLCETEGSQKVALVVDDIIGQQQVVIKSLEENFERVDGIAGGTILGDGNVALIVDVQGLKVTQFHKNAA